Proteins from one Cicer arietinum cultivar CDC Frontier isolate Library 1 chromosome 3, Cicar.CDCFrontier_v2.0, whole genome shotgun sequence genomic window:
- the LOC101500416 gene encoding membrane magnesium transporter-like, whose product MAVALTIGVFGALILFHAAYSTIQYKGLLKITEEEFLGPPLNVVIELVIGFLLCFWAALTVPGKFLSIHPHSEENRIVSLPANLDFMIFNHRGKVFPLEMDLKLKH is encoded by the exons ATGGCTGTAGCTTTAACCATTGGTGTTTTTGGTGCTCTCATTCTTTTCCACGCCGCTTATTCAACTATCCAAT ATAAGGGCTTGTTGAAGATTACGGAAGAAGAGTTTTTAGGACCTCCTTTAAAT GTTGTGATTGAGCTGGTTATTGGATTTTTGCTTTGTTTTTGGGCTGCACTTACTGTGCCGGGGAAGTTTTTGTCCATACATCCACACTCTGAAGAGAAcag GATTGTTTCTTTACCTGCCAACCTAGACTTCATGATATTCAACCACCGAGGCAAAGTTTTTCCCCTGGAAATGGATTTGAAGCTGAAACACTGA
- the LOC101500725 gene encoding auxin-induced protein 10A5-like, whose product MEVTKKLQLKHLISKVLKGLQFLAISKSSYTRRVNYISDIDDDDDDEESEASTRVQQGYFAVIAMQGEETKKFIVELDYLKDPDFMRLLEKAKEEYGYEQKGAITVPCRPQELQKIIENRHNAAM is encoded by the coding sequence ATGGAGGTTACAAAAAAGTTGCAACTAAAGCATTTGATATCAAAGGTGTTAAAGGGTCTTCAATTCTTGGCAATTAGTAAATCATCATATACAAGGAGAGTTAATTATATAAGTGacattgatgatgatgatgatgatgaagagagTGAAGCATCAACAAGAGTGCAACAAGGGTATTTCGCGGTTATAGCAATGCAAGGTGAAGAAACAAAGAAATTCATTGTTGAGTTGGATTATTTGAAGGATCCCGATTTCATGAGACTATTGGAGAAAGCTAAGGAAGAGTATGGATATGAACAAAAGGGTGCAATTACTGTTCCTTGTAGACCTCAAGAACTTCAAAAGATTATAGAGAATCGACACAATGCCGCTATGTAA
- the LOC101507055 gene encoding auxin-induced protein X10A-like translates to MGKSNSSNSKGFWKGGFGIVLPMMRKLLNKTILSSPSSSSLSASSSHYSSRKGVKRGHFVVIATQGWKPERFYIELGYLDDPEFVKLLKQAEEEFGFSQVGALAIPCEPDELKRIIGRKKHINNNKGINITC, encoded by the coding sequence ATGGGAAAATCAAATAGTTCTAATTCTAAGGGATTTTGGAAGGGAGGGTTTGGAATAGTTTTGCCAATGATGAGAAAATTACTAAACAAAACAATATTGtcatcaccatcatcatcatcattatcagcATCATCATCACATTATTCTAGTAGAAAAGGGGTGAAGCGAGGTCATTTTGTTGTGATTGCAACTCAAGGGTGGAAACCAGAGagattttatattgaattagGATATTTAGATGACCCTGAATTTGTGAAATTGTTGAAGCAAGCTGAAGAAGAGTTTGGTTTCTCTCAAGTTGGAGCACTTGCAATTCCTTGTGAACCAGATGAGTTGAAGAGAATCATTGGAAGGAAAAAgcacatcaacaacaacaagggTATTAATATTACTTGTTAG